The sequence CTTGGTAAGTCTTTGTACAACATTACTCCTAAAATTGAAGCAATAGTTGCTGATTCGGGAATAGAAACCGGGCTTTGTACTTTGTTTTTACGCCATACTTCTGCTAGTTTATTGATTCAAGAAAACGCAGACCCTAACGTATTAGAAGATTTAGCTAATTTTATGGCTAAACTCGTTCCTGAATCGGCAAACTATATACATGATGATGAAGGCCCGGATGATATGCCAGCACATATACGTACTGCAATTACTCATACCTCAGAACATATTCCTATTAATCGAGGACATTTAGTTTTAGGAACTTGGCAAGGTATTTACATTTGGGAACATCGACAGCGCAATCATTCTAGAGAGTTAGTTGTCCATATTTCTGGATAACGACCCGAAAAAATAGAGAATTAATAATGAGTAATATTCTACAGTTGTAGTTGGTGTCTTTTTGGTTATTGAAATGTGTAATTGAATGCAATTTTAAGTTAATTATTAAGTTTGTTTATTACTTAATGTTTGTATTTGGTTTTTACAATACAGTAAAAATATAATTTGCTTTGATAATTGACTTGTTAATACAGGTATCAACAAGCAGCATCTTAATTTTTATGAAACCAGATTTTACACCTAATAGTTCTTTTCAAGTTTTGGATGACATTCTTGCTCAACAAGTTGTAAGCCCCTTTTCCTTGAATCCAAATCAATTATTTATTACTAGCTTCGCT comes from Rivularia sp. PCC 7116 and encodes:
- a CDS encoding secondary thiamine-phosphate synthase enzyme YjbQ, which produces MSHYQKLLRVSTLGKSLYNITPKIEAIVADSGIETGLCTLFLRHTSASLLIQENADPNVLEDLANFMAKLVPESANYIHDDEGPDDMPAHIRTAITHTSEHIPINRGHLVLGTWQGIYIWEHRQRNHSRELVVHISG